The genomic interval TATACGATGCAGACATCAGTGGATTTTTTGACAACATTGACAGGAGCTGGTTGCGGAGATTCATCCAGCAACGGATCAATGATGGTGGACTACTTCGCCTGATTGGCAAGTGGTTGAACGCAGGCGTGATGGAAGGAGACCAGATCACCTACAGCGACCGGGGAACACCTCAAGGCGGGACGATTTCGCCATGCCTTGCGAATATATTCCTCCACCATGTACTGGATGACTGGTTCGAGCGGGAAGTGAGGCCGCGCATGCGGGGGCACTGCTTTATCGTCAGGTTTGCCGATGACTTTGTCATCGGCTTCCAACACGAAGAAGATGCCCGGCGGGTGATGAAAGTCCTGCCCAAGCGCTTCGAGAAATACGGACTGGAAATACATCCAGAGAAGAGCCGCCTACTTGCCTTCGGGAAACCGGCCTCGG from Candidatus Sedimenticola sp. (ex Thyasira tokunagai) carries:
- a CDS encoding reverse transcriptase domain-containing protein, yielding MDRKGGRKEATDRTIGDRRQNSPESGSDANGAVYEQGFYPFSHGFREAHSAHQAIGEIRSQCMEHGIRWIYDADISGFFDNIDRSWLRRFIQQRINDGGLLRLIGKWLNAGVMEGDQITYSDRGTPQGGTISPCLANIFLHHVLDDWFEREVRPRMRGHCFIVRFADDFVIGFQHEEDARRVMKVLPKRFEKYGLEIHPEKSRLLAFGKPASGKEVTRGDNTFDFLGFTHYWARNAARLLGHQAQDCAQESQENRTSPMDLEP